The genome window aaaatggtgcagtctctatggaaaatggtatggaggttcctcaaacaattgcagatagatctaccatatgacccaggtatcccactgctgggaatatacccagaggaatggaaatcgtcaagttgaaggtatacgtGTTCTCCAATGTtcgttgcagcactatttacaatagctaagagctggaaccagcccaaatgtccatcatcagatgagtggataaggaaactgtggtacatctacacaatggaatactactctgctataaaaaagaatgaaatactgccatttgcaacaacatggatggacctagagaaaattatattaagtgaaacgagtcaggcacagaaagagaaataccacatgttctcacttattggtgagagctaaaaataaataaatacacaaataaactggggggaagggaagaagacacaacaatcacaattccttgaagttgatacgacaagcgaacagacatgaggttgttgggagggaggggggaggggggagacgtttcggtaatgggccacaataatcaaccacattgtatattgataaaataaaattaaattttaaaaaaagttatggaaaataaataaataaataaataaataaataaataaataaataaataaatcacccagtttcaagtattttgttataagcaacagaaacagactaatacagtgggcCAAGGAATTAAAATCAACGTGTTAAAATCCTCAGAAAGATAAAAGGAGGATTCatgaaaatatgaagaaagtcATCAATGAtgttctgcttctttttttttttttttaaatgggattttttaTTTGTCACTATTAAAAGTCTGAATTTTAAACAGATTCTTGGACTGGTGGTTCATATCCAACAGCTCGTTCAACTTTAGCACCTGTTTCATCTCCAGTAGCTTTTCCAGAACTTCTACCTTCACCATGAAGCTCCATGAGTTTTCCCAATTCAAACTTGGGCTTCTTcagcatttttacttttctaacaAAGACATCATGAAGAGGATAAATAGACTGGCGAGccttttctatgtcttttccaATGCTGTCTGGAATCAATTTATTGACCACTTCTTTCAAGTCATTGTCTGCACCTCTCGGGTCATGATTTCCATCATCTTTTTCTGGATTTGGCGGACCTGTTGGTGCTGAGCATAAGAAGTCTTCCATATCTGATTGTTGCGCTTTTTAGTAAAACCAACACAGAAAAGACGAAGCAAATAACCATCTGTAGTCTTGACATCAACATGAGCTTCAATCATGGTCTGCCATTTTTTGACCATGGAACACATTTTGTCACGAGTAAGATCCATGCCATGGAAGTTAGTCAGGCAGTTTTTGCCTTGAACATCCTCAGTAATTAGCTTGAATTTTCTAAAAGCAACTTCATCATTCTGCAGATCAGCAAGGCTCACTTCAAACACACGACCTTTGAGGCCATCAGATGCGATTTTGGTTCCTTGAGTCCTGGTGACTAGTGTTTTTCCAATATTTCTTATATTGAACATAGCAGGCGCCTTCACATCATACCAATCTTTCTTAGAAAATGGATCAACCACTTTCTTCTTGGCTCCCTTTTTGCCGCCTTTAGTAAGGCGCTTGTTCTTGCCAACCGCCATGGTGCTGCTCAGAGAGCCAAAAGCGATGTTCTGCTTCTAATAATGTCAAATGACTAGCTTGTTTCAGACCAACCCTCCTGTCAATATAAATAGAAAAGCAGGTCAAAATacgagtacttcagaaagtttgtgaaaaaatggaattgaagagggctggcccgtggctcactcggcagagtgcggtgctaataacaccaaggccacgggttcggatcctatatagggatggccggtgcactcactagctgagtgccggtcacgaaaaagacaaaaaaaaaaaaaaaaacagctctgATCCAGGCCAGCCTCAGCTGGTGTGTCTGAGTCAGTTTGCCTGGTTGCTCATCTGAGTTGTCAGGTTGGCTGATCAAAGATAGATCCAAATGACAGAACCCCTCTGCTCCATGTGATCTTACATATTCTTGCAGAGTATCCTTGGTTCATTCTCATGACAAAGGTCTCAGAAAAAACTGAAGCATGCAAGCCTCCTGAGGCCTAGTTTTAGAAATGGTACAGCAttgcttttcttgtcttctaCCAGCCACAGCAAGCTACAAGACCAACCAAGATTCAAGGGATAGGGAAATAGACTCcgcctcttttttttctggtggctggccagtatggggatctgaacacttgaccttggtgttataacaccacactctaactacctgagctcactggccagccaacTCCACTTCTTAATGGGAGGAATTGCAAAATCACATTGCAAAAGTTGTGGATAAAAAATTGCATCCATTTTTGCAATCAATCTTCCACAAGGGTCAAGATCTCAAAGTGAAGAGAAACTCGGGTGAGCCCAACATTTCGTGTTGTAGGGCATCACTAAGGCAAGTGCCACTTCAAAAGAAGTTGCTAAGAGGCAGAGAAACTCAGCAGAACTTTCAGAAGTCTCCCTGGACTAGGGGAACAAAAACTAGAGTTTAATGCCCACCCAGGAGGAGGTATCCTGAGAAACAGCCCAAGCATTAAGTCATGACCCCTGAGAGACTGTACCCTAGGAATTCGTATAAACATGAAATATACCAACCTTCACAAAGACTACAGTTCAATCAAATCAACTCAAACCCTGGAGggaggcagtggttctcaaaatgtgatctTTGTACCCCAGGGGGTCTCTTTAGTGGGCCAGGGAGGTTAAAACTACCTTCTTAATAGTACTGAGACATAATTTTCCTGTGCAGCATGTTAACTTCTGCACTGATGGTGTAAAAGCAATGGAGGATTTAGCTGCTGGTCCCTTAGTATGAATCAAGGCAGTAGCATCAAAGCATATATGTGATCACTGCATTCTTCACCACCACATgctcaaagttaaaaaaaaaaaaatccagtttcatTTAAGACCGTCCTTGATGAagcaagaaaaattattaattttattaattctcaACTCTTAAGTACATGACTTTTTAGTATTTTGTGGGATGAAATGTGAGGTATGCCTAAAGCACTTTTGCTGGTTGCCCCAAGAAAATGCACTTATGCGATTGAGCTGTGAAATGAACTAGCCTCTTCAATCACGGAACACCATTTTACTTGAAAGAACCCACTGAAAGACAAGCTATGGTTATCCAGACGTGTGTGTTTGTCAGGCATTTTCTCTAAAATGAGCAAAGTAATCCTGTtacttcaaacaaaacaaaacaaaaactgacagcatttgttgccaaaaataaaatttgacagcTTTTCACTATTAACACTTTTCCAGTGAGAAAATAATGGTGATATTACCAAATATAACTTTTTTTGGTATTGTGTACTGAAATGCATTAACATTCGGAAGATCCGCAGAATTCAGTGAACCAACATTTTCCAAACGATCAATACATGATGTTAAAAAATCATGCATGGGAAAAATATCTGTTGGGGTTCAGAAAACGATACTCCCAAAACAAAGGACTCAGACGCACCCCAGAAGTAAagtttctctctgaccttcttcTGCCCTCCTGTCTCACCCTTATTCTCTCCcgaggcaagccatagaaactagaattcctctTCTCCAAAGcaggtcatagaaaccagaacccctttcccccaaagccagccataaagcctaaaaatattactctaaccttcttcctgcctttctgtgtaacagctggccataaagaaataaggtccttgggccggcccgtggctcactcgggagagtgcggtgctgataacaccaaggccccgggttcggatcccatatacagatggccggttcgctcactggctgagtgtggtgctgacaacaccaagtcaagggttaagatccccttaccggtcatctttaaaaaaaaaaaaaagaaaagaaattaagatccTCATTCCAGAGGGGGTCCTACTCCATGCTTGGGAGGAAGAAATGCTGCAACAAAGAAGCCaagaagggccagcccgtggctcacttgggagagtgtggtgctgataacaccaaggccatgggttcagatccctatatggggatggctggttagctcacttgggagggtgtggtgctgacaacaaacactaagtcaagggttaagatccccttacccgtcatcttttaaaaaaaaaaaaacaatgaggccaagaagaatctggacaggCCTTGCTAGTTTTCCCCACTTAATCTATTTCCATTCGCTCATACCCGGCACAGCTGTCCCTGCTTCATTGAACCAAAGCATGTAACAAATGGACAGTTCTCCCTCTATCTTTGGgccttcattctgaaggctccatTGTCACTTAAAACtatgattaaataaatgtgtattagtctgttttatgttgtTATAACaattcctgagactgggtcatttataaagatcagaggtttatttggcttacggttctgggacagctgcatctggcatgggcctcaggctgcttatACTCAtagcggaaagcagcaggcagccagtgggtaaaagcggatcacatggtgacaggaagcaagagagagagaggggggaggtgctagggtcttttaaacaactggcTCTTGTGGAaacagagggagaactcactcactactcccaccccccagggagagcattaatccattcatgagggatccaacaccatgactcaaacagctcccaacactgccacattggggatcagattttcacatgagttctgggaggacaatacatccaaacacCATTGTTATGCTTTTCTTGTTTACCTGTCTTCTCTTGTTAACTCACATCATCCCTTTCCTCCCCACATATCCATTCAAAGTGCAAGACAGACTAATAGATTTTAACTTAATAGAATATTAAAAGTTAATTGAGTTGGTTTCAGATGTCACATTgcaactaatatatatatatatatatatatattttttttaaagatgaccggtaaggggatctcaacccttggcttggtgttgtcagcaccacactcaaccagtgagccaaccggccatccctatataggatccgaacccggggccttggtgttctcagcaccacactctcccgagtgagccacgggccggccctacaactaatatttaataagaaatacCACTTGTGTAGTTCAGTATAATATCAAAAAAGAATATTCACAAATATCTGAAAAGACTCTTAATCTTCTCTTTCCCAACCAATCTGTGTGAGGCTGAAGTTCTTCATATAATTCAGCCACAGCAACATATGCAACAGcatgaatgcagaagcagatatcaGAATACAGGTGTCTTCttttaagccagacattaaagagatttgcaaaaatgtaaaacaatgccactgttctcacaaatttttaaaatataattatttttcataaaaatgtgtttaCACTGACATGTAGTAGTAGATTTATTAGtgttacttaattttatttatttatttatttatttatttatttaaaaagatgaccagtaaggggatcttaacccttgacttggtgttgtcagcaccactccctcccaagtgagcaaaccggccatccctataaagggatccgaacctgttgccttggttttatcaacaccacactctcccaagtgagccatgggccggcccttagtgttactttaaaaatgtagtcataagtaaatttttaaaaatattactcagTTTTAATCTTACAATATGAAAAATATCGATAGATATAAACCACATAGACAATGGCTCTTTGGAGtcctaaataactttttttaaaaaataatttttaagggccagcccgtggctcacttgggagagtgtggtgctgaccaacaccaaggccccgggttcggatcctatatagggatggctggttagctcacttgggagggcgtggtgctgacaacacaaagtgaagggttaagacccccttaccagtcatctttttaaaaaataataataataaaaataaaaaaataaaaaataaaaattattttgggggccggcccgtggctcactcgggagagtgtggtgctgataacaccaaggccatgggttcagatcccatatagggatggccggttagctcactgggtgagcgtggtgctgacaacaccaagtcaagggttaagatccacttaccggtcatcttttgaaaaaaaaataataataaataaataaataaataaaaattatttttaagaaggtaAAATGGTCCTAAAGTCACTGGATTGAGATGGTCTTCCCCTACCCTAACTGCTTGCCATGAGCAAAAGTAAGCTGTCTGAAGATGTTATCTAAAACCTGAAATtatctcacaatttttttttttttttttggtggctggctggtggcaTAATTCTTAATACACCATGCTTGACActcagaaataaacaaacaaatcaacagaCATTGAAAAAGACCATCAAGAAAAAAGTACCATCGGTCCAAATTAGgagatgataaaaacaaaaagaaaaaagtagcaaATGGAAACATACCCAAAGGGGGCCCAGATGATGGAGTAATCaaacacagattttaaaataactgtgattaatatgTGTAAGAAATCAAATGACTAGTAGAAAACTGTAAACTATAAAAGACACCCTCTGTATATTCTAgaaaaagtacaataactaaaaataagttataaaaatattttttaaaagttgtaaaagtataaagtacaataactaaaaataagaaCTTAATGGATCAAacacagatgaagaaagaatcagaaaataattAAGTTCATTTTTGTCTAAAAAAGCAAGAGCcaaaaaatactatatttataattatgatggttaatttatgtgtcaacttggagGGCATTTTgggtgagattaacatttaaattggtggattaatatccagaatatataaggaactcaaacaactttacaagaagaaaacaagcaacccaattaaaaaatgggcaaaagagctaagtaggcatttctctaaggaagatatacaaatggccaacagacatatgaaaaaatgctcaacatcactcagcatccgggaaatgcaaatcaaaaccacattgagataccatgtaaccccagttaggatggctaaaatccaaaagactatgaacgataaatgctggcgaggctgcggagaaaaaggaactctcatacattgttggtgggactgcaaaatggtgcagcctctatggaaaatggtatggaggttccttaaacaattgcaaatagatctaccatacgacccagccatcccactgttgggaatatacccagaggaatggaaatcatcaagtcgaaggtatacctgttccccaatgttcatcgcagcactctttacaatagccaagagttggaatcagcccaaatgcccatcatcagatgagtggatacggaaaatgtggtacatctacacaatggaatactactcagctataaaaacgaatgaaatact of Cynocephalus volans isolate mCynVol1 chromosome 4, mCynVol1.pri, whole genome shotgun sequence contains these proteins:
- the LOC134375537 gene encoding small ribosomal subunit protein eS1-like, encoding MAVGKNKRLTKGGKKGAKKKVVDPFSKKDWYDVKAPAMFNIRNIGKTLVTRTQGTKIASDGLKGRVFEVSLADLQNDEVAFRKFKLITEDVQGKNCLTNFHGMDLTRDKMCSMVKKWQTMIEAHVDVKTTDGYLLRLFCVGFTKKRNNQIWKTSYAQHQQVRQIQKKMMEIMTREVQTMT